A stretch of Sphingomicrobium flavum DNA encodes these proteins:
- the rodA gene encoding rod shape-determining protein RodA: MITMPQPLARLPWRVIFILLLVTGAGLLTLYSTSGGSLQPYALRQGIIFAVMLGVALTMRTMPVDFIKSMTPLGYIVILAMLFGVELFGFVGMGAQRWIDLGFMKLQPSEFMKPVLVMTLAYFYSLLPTGDIRRWRAIWPAAILVGIPAGLTLIQPDLGTALVLILGAVAVMYLAGLPGWLFALGGVTAAVATPFLIGMLHDYQQRRILIFLDPDADPLGAGYNLTQSKIAIGSGGLWGKGFMNGSQSHLEYLPEGHTDFIFSALVEEWGLVGGAVLIIAFAALIRWGMNVARRSKDRFGQLAAAGLTANLFFYVAINLMMVMGLAPVVGIPLPLVSNGGSAVMTVMLSIGVLMAIDKQAMKDARKPGWRR, translated from the coding sequence ATGATCACCATGCCGCAGCCGCTTGCCCGCCTGCCCTGGCGTGTCATCTTCATCCTGCTGCTGGTGACCGGCGCAGGGCTGCTCACCCTCTATTCGACCTCGGGCGGCTCGCTCCAGCCCTATGCGCTGCGCCAGGGCATCATCTTTGCCGTGATGCTCGGGGTCGCGCTCACCATGCGCACCATGCCGGTCGATTTCATCAAGTCGATGACCCCGCTTGGCTATATCGTCATCCTGGCGATGCTCTTCGGGGTCGAGCTGTTCGGCTTTGTCGGCATGGGTGCGCAGCGCTGGATCGATCTGGGTTTCATGAAGCTGCAGCCATCCGAATTCATGAAGCCGGTGCTGGTGATGACGCTGGCCTATTTCTACAGCCTGCTGCCGACCGGCGATATCCGTCGCTGGCGGGCGATCTGGCCAGCCGCCATTCTGGTCGGCATCCCCGCCGGGCTCACGCTGATCCAGCCCGATCTGGGCACCGCGCTCGTGCTGATCCTCGGCGCCGTCGCGGTCATGTATCTTGCCGGGCTCCCCGGCTGGCTGTTCGCGCTGGGCGGCGTCACCGCTGCCGTCGCCACACCCTTCCTCATCGGCATGCTCCACGATTATCAGCAGCGCCGCATCCTCATCTTCCTCGATCCCGATGCCGATCCGCTGGGCGCGGGCTACAATCTCACCCAGTCCAAGATTGCCATCGGTTCGGGCGGGCTGTGGGGCAAGGGCTTCATGAACGGCTCGCAAAGCCATCTTGAATATCTGCCCGAAGGCCATACCGACTTCATCTTCTCCGCTCTGGTCGAGGAATGGGGCCTCGTCGGCGGCGCAGTGCTGATCATTGCCTTTGCCGCGCTCATTCGCTGGGGCATGAACGTCGCGCGCCGCTCGAAGGACCGCTTCGGCCAGCTCGCCGCCGCCGGCCTTACCGCCAACCTCTTCTTCTACGTTGCGATCAACCTGATGATGGTCATGGGCCTTGCCCCCGTCGTCGGCATCCCGCTTCCTTTGGTCAGCAATGGCGGCTCGGCGGTGATGACGGTGATGCTCTCGATCGGCGTGTTGATGGCGATCGACAAGCAGGCAATGAAGGACGCGCGCAAGCCCGGCTGGCGGCGCTGA
- the miaA gene encoding tRNA (adenosine(37)-N6)-dimethylallyltransferase MiaA — MAKSRPPLALIAGPTASGKSALALRLAQAANGVVINADSAQIYADLAIVAASPTREEQGEAPHRLYGVRDGAQACSAADWAAMAKREIALALEDDRLPILVGGTGLYLRTLLEGIAPIPDIDPEIRDAIRAAPVEENYAALRDADPTAAKKLNSGDSLRVARALEVVRSTGHPLSYWQRRKEGGIGDDVDLRPLVLVPPRDWLIERCDRRFARMIDEGAIEEVAALLERGLDPALPVMRAIGVPEIAAHLRGETSREAMIEAGRIATRQYAKRQYTWFRHQPPEDWPRFTRALDEEGAMEEAVALLTQSL, encoded by the coding sequence ATGGCCAAATCACGTCCTCCTCTCGCCCTCATCGCCGGTCCAACCGCCAGCGGCAAGTCCGCATTGGCCCTTCGCCTGGCTCAGGCGGCCAATGGCGTGGTCATCAATGCCGACAGCGCGCAAATCTATGCCGATCTCGCCATCGTCGCTGCCTCCCCAACGCGCGAGGAGCAGGGCGAGGCCCCGCACCGCCTCTATGGCGTGCGTGACGGTGCGCAAGCCTGTTCGGCAGCCGATTGGGCAGCGATGGCCAAACGCGAAATCGCGCTGGCGCTGGAAGATGACCGGCTCCCCATACTGGTGGGCGGCACCGGCCTTTACCTGCGCACGCTTCTGGAAGGCATCGCCCCCATCCCCGATATCGACCCCGAAATCCGCGACGCCATCCGCGCCGCGCCGGTGGAGGAAAATTATGCCGCGCTTCGTGACGCCGATCCGACGGCGGCGAAAAAGCTCAACTCCGGCGACAGCCTGCGGGTCGCGCGCGCATTGGAAGTGGTGCGTTCGACCGGCCACCCGCTCTCTTATTGGCAGCGGCGCAAGGAAGGCGGGATCGGCGATGATGTCGACTTGCGTCCCCTTGTTCTCGTCCCCCCGCGCGATTGGCTGATCGAACGGTGCGACCGCCGCTTCGCCCGGATGATCGACGAAGGCGCGATCGAGGAAGTCGCCGCCTTGCTGGAGCGGGGACTCGATCCCGCTCTCCCCGTCATGCGCGCCATCGGCGTGCCCGAAATCGCGGCGCATTTGCGCGGCGAGACCAGCCGCGAGGCAATGATCGAGGCCGGGCGCATCGCCACGCGCCAATATGCCAAGCGCCAATATACCTGGTTCCGCCACCAGCCGCCCGAAGACTGGCCCCGCTTCACTCGCGCCCTCGACGAGGAAGGCGCGATGGAAGAGGCCGTGGCGCTTCTCACCCAATCGCTCTAG
- the mreC gene encoding rod shape-determining protein MreC, with translation MAPPLLRRPGWSRRAQYSLFFGFVALVIGAVTGLVLLTISLVAPRTFEEIRGGALDATRPMAEAGSAVAATVTGLWTGAGDYWNAAEQNAGLREERDELQRKLVEAEAISRENIRLRQTMNLVERAREPVAVGRIIGSSQDSPRRFAVLSVGATHGVEIGMPVRSSRGLIGRVVDRGRFASRVLLVSDRANIIPARLLRTDEAVIAKGRSDGTVDIRPLEVGRNPFMPGDIIVTSGTGGLYPPSIPVAKVVRLDDDGAIAVPMARPSESAFAMVEPPFEPAALSDDFTAEME, from the coding sequence ATGGCGCCGCCCCTATTACGGCGCCCGGGCTGGTCGCGGCGGGCGCAATACAGCCTGTTTTTCGGTTTCGTCGCCCTGGTCATCGGGGCGGTGACCGGGCTTGTGCTGCTGACCATTTCGCTCGTCGCCCCGCGCACCTTCGAGGAGATTCGCGGCGGCGCGCTCGATGCCACCCGCCCCATGGCGGAGGCGGGATCGGCGGTCGCCGCCACGGTCACCGGGCTGTGGACGGGCGCGGGCGACTATTGGAATGCGGCCGAGCAGAATGCAGGGTTGCGCGAAGAACGCGACGAATTGCAGCGCAAGCTGGTCGAAGCCGAAGCCATCAGCCGCGAAAATATCCGCCTGCGCCAGACCATGAATCTGGTCGAGCGCGCGCGTGAACCCGTGGCAGTAGGCCGCATCATCGGCTCCAGCCAGGACAGCCCGCGCCGCTTCGCCGTCCTCTCGGTCGGCGCCACCCATGGCGTCGAAATCGGCATGCCGGTACGCTCTTCGCGCGGGCTCATCGGGCGCGTGGTCGATCGTGGCCGCTTCGCCAGCCGCGTCCTCCTCGTCTCCGACCGCGCCAACATCATCCCCGCCAGGCTGCTCCGCACCGATGAAGCCGTCATTGCCAAGGGGCGCAGCGACGGCACGGTCGACATCCGCCCGCTCGAAGTCGGGCGCAATCCCTTCATGCCGGGCGACATCATCGTCACCAGCGGCACCGGCGGCCTCTATCCACCGTCCATCCCCGTCGCCAAGGTCGTGCGGCTCGACGATGACGGCGCTATCGCGGTGCCCATGGCGCGGCCGAGCGAAAGCGCCTTCGCGATGGTCGAGCCGCCCTTCGAGCCCGCCGCCTTGTCCGATGATTTCACGGCGGAGATGGAATGA
- the ilvC gene encoding ketol-acid reductoisomerase yields MDLLRDPDIDLAPLNGQRIAVIGYGNQGRAQAQNLHDGGFDVVVGLREGSSSVAKVEADGLSHALPADAVKGAALTMMLVPDEVMTAAYGQIAEHLPPGSALGFSHGLAVHFGFIVPRDDLDVVMLAPKGPGTALRWLYKDGKGMIGLWAVAQDASGQAAAIAQAYGKAIGCARAGLISSDFAQEAEADLFNEQAVVWGGVPALLQAGFEVLVEAGYSEELAYFECVSELKLLADLIEARGIAGMREAISNTAELGAVLGGPKMVDDGIKAKMRAILAEVRAGQFAQALKDEEASGYPLLKKARADARAEAHEKVRERLTRLT; encoded by the coding sequence ATGGATTTGCTGCGCGACCCCGATATCGACCTTGCCCCGCTGAACGGCCAACGCATCGCCGTGATCGGCTATGGCAATCAGGGCCGCGCGCAGGCGCAGAATTTGCACGATGGCGGGTTCGACGTGGTGGTCGGGCTGCGCGAGGGCAGCAGCAGCGTCGCCAAGGTCGAAGCCGACGGGCTCTCCCATGCGCTTCCCGCCGACGCAGTAAAGGGCGCTGCGCTCACCATGATGCTGGTGCCCGATGAGGTGATGACCGCCGCTTATGGCCAGATTGCCGAGCATCTGCCGCCGGGCAGCGCCCTGGGGTTCAGCCATGGCCTCGCCGTGCATTTTGGCTTCATCGTGCCGCGCGACGATCTCGATGTCGTCATGCTCGCCCCCAAGGGACCCGGCACGGCGCTCCGTTGGCTTTACAAGGACGGTAAGGGCATGATTGGGCTATGGGCGGTAGCTCAAGATGCCAGCGGCCAGGCCGCCGCGATCGCGCAAGCCTATGGCAAGGCGATCGGCTGCGCACGCGCAGGCCTCATCTCCTCCGATTTCGCACAGGAGGCCGAGGCCGACCTGTTCAACGAGCAGGCGGTCGTCTGGGGCGGCGTGCCTGCCTTGCTGCAGGCCGGGTTCGAAGTGCTGGTGGAAGCGGGCTATTCAGAGGAACTGGCCTATTTCGAATGCGTCAGCGAATTGAAGCTGCTGGCCGACCTCATCGAGGCGCGCGGCATCGCCGGCATGCGCGAGGCGATCAGCAATACCGCCGAACTGGGCGCAGTCCTCGGCGGCCCAAAGATGGTAGATGATGGCATCAAGGCGAAGATGCGCGCCATCCTTGCCGAGGTGCGCGCCGGCCAGTTCGCGCAGGCGCTCAAGGATGAGGAAGCGAGCGGCTATCCGCTCCTCAAAAAGGCCCGCGCCGATGCCCGCGCCGAAGCGCATGAAAAGGTGCGCGAGCGATTGACCCGGCTCACATAA
- a CDS encoding outer membrane protein, with protein sequence MTKKLALLASTIAVAAFATPAAAQNAPEGARAELQLGWDRLTTSDDFASLESDGLVYGIGGGYDFKVGNNISLGIDAEITDSSIEESEQGRIDGISYDVTAELGRDLYAGARVNFGIGENAVAYLKAGVTNVQADFTITTFDAVTFITEEFSDDDTGWRAGAGLQFGVASNAYVGGEYRYSDYGDGLSRHQAVASVGVRF encoded by the coding sequence ATGACCAAGAAACTGGCCCTGTTGGCCTCGACCATTGCCGTTGCCGCGTTTGCCACTCCGGCAGCCGCGCAGAATGCCCCCGAAGGGGCGCGCGCCGAATTGCAGCTCGGCTGGGACCGCCTGACCACCAGCGATGATTTCGCCTCGCTCGAAAGCGACGGCCTCGTCTACGGCATCGGCGGCGGTTACGACTTCAAGGTCGGCAACAATATCTCGCTCGGCATCGATGCCGAAATCACCGACAGCAGCATCGAAGAAAGCGAACAGGGTCGGATCGATGGCATCAGCTACGATGTCACGGCCGAACTGGGGCGTGACCTCTATGCCGGTGCGCGCGTCAATTTCGGGATTGGCGAAAACGCCGTCGCCTATCTGAAGGCGGGCGTGACCAACGTGCAGGCCGATTTCACCATCACCACATTTGACGCCGTGACCTTCATAACCGAAGAATTCAGCGACGACGATACCGGCTGGCGTGCGGGCGCGGGCCTGCAGTTCGGCGTGGCGAGCAACGCCTATGTCGGCGGCGAATATCGCTATTCGGACTATGGCGACGGGTTGAGCCGTCACCAGGCGGTCGCCAGCGTCGGCGTTCGCTTCTAA
- a CDS encoding rod shape-determining protein, with product MFWNRWFKWMSHDMAIDLGTANTLVYVRGRGIVLNEPSVVAIETIGGQKKVKAVGDDAKLMMGKTPDQIEAIRPLRDGVIADIEVAEEMIKYFIEKVHGGRMRAWRFPEIVICVPSGSTSVERRAIRDAASNAGASQVWLIEEPMAAAIGANMPVTEPVGSMVVDIGGGTTEVAVLSLRGLAYTTSVRVGGDKMDEAISAYVRRNHNLLIGEATAERIKKEVGIAKPPLDGIGQTVHIKGRDLVNGVPKEISINQGQIAEALSEPVGTIVEGVRIALENTAPELAADICDQGIVLTGGGALLSGLDEALRDETGLPVTVAEDPLSCVAMGTGRALEEEQFRGVLQSA from the coding sequence ATGTTCTGGAACCGCTGGTTCAAATGGATGAGCCATGACATGGCCATCGATCTCGGCACTGCCAATACCCTTGTATACGTTCGCGGACGCGGGATCGTCCTCAACGAGCCGTCCGTTGTGGCGATCGAAACCATCGGTGGCCAGAAAAAGGTCAAGGCCGTGGGCGACGATGCCAAGCTGATGATGGGCAAGACCCCCGACCAGATCGAGGCGATCCGTCCGCTGCGCGACGGTGTCATCGCCGACATCGAAGTCGCCGAGGAAATGATCAAATATTTCATCGAGAAGGTGCATGGCGGCCGGATGCGCGCCTGGCGCTTCCCTGAAATCGTCATCTGCGTGCCCTCGGGCTCGACCAGCGTCGAACGCCGCGCCATTCGCGATGCGGCCAGCAATGCCGGCGCCAGCCAGGTCTGGCTGATTGAAGAACCCATGGCCGCCGCGATCGGCGCCAACATGCCGGTGACCGAACCGGTGGGCTCGATGGTCGTCGATATTGGCGGCGGCACCACCGAAGTCGCCGTCCTCTCGCTGCGCGGGCTGGCCTACACCACCTCGGTGCGTGTCGGCGGGGACAAGATGGACGAAGCCATTTCGGCCTATGTCCGCCGCAACCACAACCTCCTGATCGGCGAAGCGACGGCGGAGCGGATCAAGAAGGAGGTCGGCATCGCCAAGCCGCCCTTGGACGGCATCGGCCAGACGGTCCACATCAAGGGCCGTGACCTCGTCAACGGCGTGCCCAAGGAAATCTCGATCAACCAGGGCCAGATCGCCGAGGCTTTGTCCGAACCGGTCGGCACCATCGTCGAAGGCGTGCGCATTGCGCTCGAAAATACTGCGCCCGAACTGGCTGCGGACATTTGCGACCAGGGCATCGTGCTGACGGGTGGCGGCGCCTTGCTGTCGGGCCTTGATGAGGCGCTGCGCGATGAAACCGGCCTGCCGGTGACCGTCGCGGAGGATCCGCTGTCCTGCGTCGCCATGGGCACCGGCCGTGCGCTTGAGGAAGAGCAGTTCCGCGGCGTCCTGCAGAGCGCGTAA
- a CDS encoding BLUF domain-containing protein, with protein MQQLLYVSVARTRLNPQAVMQLVSSARRRNGLHGITGTLVSSRYHFFQLLEGEGADIETVFGAIRQDPRHRAVLQLGRRHTLTRLLPDEHMGYRWADRDDRNAHLGAAVTNMVRAIGDDDLRVALSRFARIEQLA; from the coding sequence ATGCAGCAGCTGCTCTATGTGTCGGTGGCCAGGACACGCCTCAATCCGCAGGCGGTCATGCAACTGGTCAGCAGCGCGCGGCGGCGCAACGGCTTGCACGGCATCACGGGGACCCTGGTCAGCAGCCGCTATCATTTCTTCCAGCTGCTCGAAGGCGAGGGGGCCGACATTGAGACGGTCTTCGGTGCCATCCGCCAGGATCCTCGGCACCGCGCCGTGCTCCAGCTCGGGCGTCGCCACACGCTGACGCGGCTGCTGCCCGATGAACATATGGGCTATCGCTGGGCCGACCGGGACGATCGTAACGCGCATCTGGGCGCGGCGGTCACCAATATGGTCCGCGCCATCGGCGACGACGATCTGCGCGTCGCTTTGTCGCGATTCGCGCGGATCGAGCAGCTAGCCTAA
- the mrdA gene encoding penicillin-binding protein 2, which translates to MKRVTEGHRDQLFSRRMLLIGGAQAGIGALLLGRLGYLSISQNQYYQTLAEDNRVQMIIVPPRRGWIVDRHGAPIAINQSDFRVDAIPDRMEEAEMRREIDLVTDLLGIDAEDKKRILEEMASASGYRPVQIAENVPYEQYAALTVRLPELPGIEPMRGFRRYYPAGPAVGHLIGYVGAASREEYEAEEFNPLLVTPGFKIGKEGLEEILEPRLRGQPGGQRVELTARGRLVRELEPKPDRSGDTVQLAIDAGLQEFAARRMGLESGACVVLDCLTGEILCMASMPAYDPNSFSDGIGRTEWRLLSENERRPLVNKTLNALYPPGSTLKPMASLALQQAGIDPSERVNCPGGYQLGNRFFRCLGRHGGVDMNTAIAKSCNSYFYAMGHRVGYDVIADMARKLTLGDKYNIPVVSQSYGTIPDPEWKLRKYDQRWTAADTLNAMIGQGYVILNPLQLAVHVGRIASGRAIDPKLVGIHPKPAPMMDIPLDHLEATRRGMWEVVNGSGTAGRARLPLDGIELAGKTGTAQVRRLALGNGRNVPWKYRDHGHFVGFAPYDSPRYAIAITVEHGAGSGAATPIARDVMTYLFDKEKALQSLQEFEQQWGGSLAERTAAFQAYVQQVANAPTPPPVEEQGA; encoded by the coding sequence ATGAAGCGCGTCACCGAAGGCCATCGCGATCAGCTCTTCTCGCGCCGTATGCTGCTGATCGGCGGCGCGCAGGCGGGGATCGGTGCGTTGCTGCTCGGCCGGCTCGGCTACCTGTCGATCAGCCAGAACCAATATTACCAGACGCTGGCCGAGGATAACCGTGTTCAGATGATCATCGTCCCGCCGCGCCGCGGCTGGATCGTCGATCGCCATGGCGCGCCCATTGCCATCAACCAGTCCGACTTTCGTGTCGATGCCATCCCCGACCGCATGGAAGAGGCGGAGATGCGGCGCGAGATCGACCTCGTCACCGACCTCCTCGGCATCGACGCCGAAGACAAGAAACGGATCCTGGAGGAAATGGCGAGCGCGAGCGGCTATCGCCCCGTCCAGATCGCCGAAAATGTGCCGTATGAACAATATGCCGCGCTCACTGTCCGCCTCCCGGAACTGCCGGGGATCGAGCCGATGCGCGGTTTCCGCCGCTACTATCCCGCCGGACCCGCGGTCGGCCATCTCATCGGCTATGTCGGCGCCGCCAGCCGCGAGGAATATGAGGCAGAGGAGTTCAACCCGCTGCTCGTCACCCCCGGCTTCAAGATCGGCAAGGAGGGGCTGGAGGAAATTTTGGAGCCCCGCCTGCGTGGCCAGCCCGGCGGCCAGCGCGTCGAACTGACCGCGCGCGGGCGCCTTGTGCGCGAACTCGAACCCAAGCCAGATCGCAGCGGCGACACCGTACAGCTTGCCATCGATGCCGGCCTCCAGGAATTCGCTGCGCGCCGTATGGGGCTGGAATCGGGTGCCTGCGTCGTGCTCGACTGCCTGACCGGCGAAATCCTCTGCATGGCCTCGATGCCGGCTTACGATCCCAACAGCTTCTCCGATGGCATCGGCCGCACCGAATGGCGACTGTTGTCGGAAAATGAGCGCCGCCCACTGGTCAACAAGACATTGAACGCGCTTTACCCGCCGGGTTCCACGCTCAAACCCATGGCATCGCTGGCGCTTCAACAAGCGGGGATCGATCCGTCCGAACGAGTCAACTGCCCCGGCGGCTACCAGCTCGGCAACCGCTTCTTCCGCTGCCTTGGCCGCCATGGCGGGGTCGACATGAACACCGCCATCGCCAAAAGCTGCAACTCCTATTTCTACGCCATGGGGCACCGCGTCGGTTATGACGTCATCGCCGACATGGCGCGCAAGCTGACCCTGGGCGACAAATATAACATCCCCGTCGTCAGCCAGAGCTATGGCACCATTCCCGATCCCGAATGGAAGCTGCGCAAATATGACCAGCGCTGGACCGCGGCGGATACGCTGAACGCGATGATCGGCCAGGGCTATGTCATCCTCAATCCGCTCCAGCTGGCGGTCCATGTCGGGCGCATCGCCTCGGGCCGCGCTATCGATCCCAAACTGGTCGGCATCCATCCCAAGCCCGCCCCGATGATGGATATTCCGCTCGACCATCTCGAAGCGACACGGCGCGGCATGTGGGAAGTGGTCAATGGCAGCGGCACCGCCGGACGGGCGCGCCTGCCGCTGGACGGCATCGAACTGGCGGGCAAGACGGGGACCGCGCAGGTGCGTCGCCTCGCCCTCGGCAATGGCCGCAACGTGCCTTGGAAATATCGCGATCATGGCCATTTCGTTGGCTTCGCGCCCTATGACAGCCCGCGCTATGCCATCGCCATCACGGTCGAACATGGCGCGGGCAGCGGTGCGGCCACCCCGATCGCGCGCGATGTCATGACCTACCTGTTCGACAAGGAAAAAGCGCTGCAGTCGCTGCAGGAATTCGAACAGCAATGGGGTGGATCGCTGGCCGAGCGCACCGCCGCCTTCCAGGCCTATGTCCAGCAGGTCGCCAATGCGCCGACACCACCGCCGGTCGAGGAGCAGGGCGCATGA
- the mutL gene encoding DNA mismatch repair endonuclease MutL, whose protein sequence is MSIRRLPSELINRIAAGEVVERPASALKELVENALDAGACQLLIRLSAGGLDKVEVIDDGHGMAADEMALALERHATSKLPDEHIENVESFGFRGEALPSIASVSRFTLESRVRGPSTGSGQAGEGWQLIVDHGEKVSEGPAALPPGTRVKVEGLFDKVPARRKFLRTPRSEYQACLDVVRRLAMARSDVGFTFEHDGRTIIEVQPQSAPERVASLLSPELSRHGLGIDTQRGGMRLTGVISLPTFNRGMGDQQYLFVNDRPVKDRLLVGALRGAYRDLLPRDRHPIAALFLEVPTHDVDINVHPAKTEVRFHDASGVRGLIVGGLRHALEEAGHLSAAREQHAQPAAWQVEPMGMPPSSPMAPVSGDVRAELAELAGAPGQPSVWEAQAAYAPPQARAEAATAPTPNVQQFPLGAARGQVAATYIVAEAEDGLVIVDQHAAHERLVLERMRRAAGDGAVARQPLLIPEPVEMDGADCDRLEEAAGELMQLGLEVERFGSGTMLVRSVPAPLGDRVKSPALLADIAAELAELGTALSLRDRLDEVAGTMACHGSVRAGRILSVAEMNALLREMEVTPHSGSCNHGRPTWVKLAHGDIEKLFGRK, encoded by the coding sequence ATGTCAATAAGAAGGCTGCCTTCCGAGCTCATCAATCGCATCGCTGCGGGCGAAGTGGTGGAACGCCCCGCCAGTGCGTTGAAAGAGCTTGTCGAAAATGCGCTCGATGCCGGGGCGTGCCAGCTCTTGATCCGCCTGTCGGCGGGCGGACTCGACAAGGTTGAAGTCATCGATGACGGGCATGGGATGGCGGCGGACGAGATGGCGCTGGCGCTGGAGCGCCATGCCACCTCCAAGCTGCCCGACGAGCATATCGAGAATGTCGAAAGCTTCGGCTTCCGCGGCGAGGCGCTGCCTTCCATCGCCAGCGTGTCGCGCTTCACGTTGGAAAGCCGGGTGCGCGGCCCTTCGACAGGCTCAGGACAGGCGGGCGAGGGCTGGCAACTGATCGTCGACCATGGCGAAAAGGTGAGCGAGGGGCCTGCCGCACTGCCCCCCGGCACGCGGGTGAAGGTGGAAGGGCTGTTCGACAAGGTGCCCGCGCGCCGCAAATTCCTGCGCACGCCGCGATCCGAATATCAGGCCTGCCTCGATGTCGTGCGGCGGCTGGCCATGGCGCGGAGCGATGTCGGCTTCACCTTTGAACATGACGGGCGAACCATCATCGAAGTGCAGCCCCAATCGGCGCCCGAGCGGGTGGCTTCGCTGCTGTCGCCCGAACTGTCGCGCCACGGGCTTGGCATCGATACGCAGCGCGGCGGCATGCGGCTGACCGGCGTCATTAGCCTGCCGACCTTCAATCGCGGCATGGGCGACCAGCAATATCTGTTCGTCAACGATCGTCCGGTGAAGGATCGGCTTCTGGTCGGCGCATTGCGCGGCGCCTATCGCGACCTGTTGCCACGCGATCGCCATCCGATTGCGGCGCTGTTCCTGGAAGTGCCGACGCATGATGTCGATATCAACGTCCATCCGGCCAAGACCGAGGTGCGCTTCCACGATGCGTCGGGCGTGCGCGGGCTGATCGTCGGCGGGCTGCGCCATGCACTGGAAGAGGCCGGCCATCTGTCGGCGGCGCGCGAACAGCATGCCCAGCCGGCGGCCTGGCAGGTCGAGCCGATGGGGATGCCGCCTTCCTCGCCGATGGCGCCCGTATCGGGCGATGTGCGCGCGGAGCTTGCCGAACTGGCCGGCGCGCCGGGCCAGCCCAGCGTCTGGGAAGCGCAGGCGGCCTATGCCCCGCCGCAGGCCCGCGCCGAAGCCGCCACCGCGCCGACGCCCAATGTGCAGCAATTCCCGCTGGGCGCGGCGCGCGGGCAGGTGGCCGCCACCTATATCGTCGCCGAGGCCGAGGACGGACTGGTCATCGTCGACCAGCATGCCGCGCACGAACGGCTGGTGCTCGAGCGCATGCGCCGCGCGGCGGGGGACGGGGCGGTGGCGCGCCAGCCCTTGCTGATCCCCGAACCGGTCGAAATGGACGGGGCCGATTGCGATCGGCTGGAGGAAGCGGCGGGCGAATTGATGCAATTGGGGCTGGAGGTGGAGCGGTTCGGCAGCGGCACCATGCTGGTGCGTTCGGTGCCCGCACCCTTGGGCGACCGGGTGAAATCGCCGGCATTGCTGGCCGATATTGCCGCCGAACTGGCGGAACTGGGCACGGCATTGTCGCTGCGCGACCGGTTGGACGAAGTGGCGGGCACGATGGCCTGTCACGGATCGGTCCGCGCCGGGCGGATCCTGTCGGTCGCCGAGATGAACGCGCTGCTGCGCGAGATGGAGGTCACCCCCCATAGCGGCAGCTGCAACCATGGCCGACCGACCTGGGTCAAGTTGGCCCATGGCGACATCGAAAAATTGTTCGGGCGCAAATAG
- the mreD gene encoding rod shape-determining protein MreD, protein MMARRPARTRKQFHQQPMAGADYWPPIMVLLTSFMALWPVISFRGWWPDLALLVLIAWRLQRPLAFKPWFAPVAGIFNDLVSGHPIGLSVFTFSLAMIAAELIERRRQWQDYATEWLVASILIAISEMVQWQVARLGGADLPVAAMGVPILVSVLLFPLIATLVRWTDAIRLRSR, encoded by the coding sequence ATGATGGCGCGGCGCCCGGCCCGAACGCGCAAGCAATTCCATCAGCAGCCGATGGCGGGCGCCGATTATTGGCCGCCGATCATGGTCCTCCTGACCAGTTTCATGGCGCTCTGGCCGGTCATCAGCTTTCGCGGCTGGTGGCCCGATCTGGCGCTGCTCGTGCTCATAGCCTGGCGGCTGCAGCGCCCGCTCGCCTTCAAGCCCTGGTTCGCGCCGGTTGCGGGCATCTTCAACGATCTGGTCTCGGGCCACCCCATCGGGCTCAGCGTATTCACCTTTTCGCTCGCCATGATCGCCGCCGAACTGATCGAACGACGCCGCCAGTGGCAGGATTACGCCACCGAATGGCTGGTCGCCTCGATCCTGATCGCGATCTCCGAAATGGTGCAGTGGCAGGTCGCGCGGCTGGGCGGCGCCGATCTGCCCGTTGCCGCCATGGGCGTGCCCATCCTCGTCTCGGTCCTGCTCTTCCCGCTCATCGCCACGCTGGTCCGCTGGACCGATGCCATCAGGTTGCGCAGCCGATGA